GGGTCGGCGACCTCAGCGCCGATCTCAACAGTGCCTCCGCCGATCTTCGGCTTGGTGACATGCAGAAATCGGACCGCCTGCAACTGAAAGCGCGCGTGCTCGCCGCAAAGATCGGCGTGCCGCCGTCAATTCAGCTTGCGCAGGACATTGACGGCAATGTGCTCGCGTTCAAAAGCGGCATTCCGCCTGCAGCAGATGCCGCCGCGTTGATGCGGTTGCACAGCAAGGTGCTGTCTGGAAAAATCTATCGGCTTTGACCGATCATCACTTCCGGGTTGGTGGCGGCCCTTTCCGGGTCTGCGCCGGCCCCTCGTAAGGTGTGAAGGTCGTCAAACGTGCGACACCAAATCCGGCGGGACAACCATCCGTGATGTGGTCGTAATAGATCGCCCGCCCCCGGAAGGCGCGGCTCTTGTCAGCTTCAAAGAAGAGACCGTAGCAGGACCTGTTGCAATAAAAGAGGCTGCCCTCCTGCGCCCTGATTTTTCTGGCCTGGCCATTGCTTTGCAGGATCTGCTCGCCCTGAAGCGTTCCGGTCATCACATGGCAGACGTCCCGGCCGTAGGATGTGCGTGTGCTGTCCTTGATGGCAAAACGGATCGGAATACCCGTGATCTCCTTGCCCGTCCGGTCGATCCGATGGCGCCAGCGGTCCCGGGCAAAATGCTGAGGCCGGCCGGCGAGGCAATTCAGAACATCCCAGCTTGAGGTGGTTTTGACGTTGTAAAAGTACTGTCCGGCGGCATCCTTCATGCCCCGACAGGGATCGAGATCCTGTTCGACGGTGTTCGTCTTGTCGAACCAGCCAAGAGCCAGGATCGGAAAACCGTCCATCGCGTAGCCGATCGGCTTCTTGCCCTGGTCCACCCAGGCCGGCCCCAGGTCCTCGATCAGGCATTTCGGCGCGACGTGATAATGATAGTCATCGCCGCGGCCGGCGTGACCGCCGCAAACATCCAGTTCACCGGCATCAAAGGCACTCGGCCGCCGCCCCGTCTTGCGGTTGACAGGTCCTTGCGTACTCGGATCGAAGATCGGCACGCCATTGATTGCGACCCCGACCGGTCCGGCCTCGGTCGGCGTCGGCTGCCGCGCCAGTTCCGGTTCCAGGAGGATTTCAAACTCGTAATTGTGTTTGGCCGGAAACTGCTGATTGGTGGCGGTGATGCCACGCATCATCGGGTCTTCCGGGTCGGGCAGTCCGTGTGATTGGAAACGAACCTTGCCACGCTCACATGATACCCGGCTGACTTCATCGGTGTAACAGGCCTCGTCGCATTTGCAGACCTTGATGTCATGCGCACGGGCGGCCAGCGGCAGACTGCCGATCAGGGCTGCGATAAGCCCCATGCACCGAACCAACCTGATCACTCGCATCTCCAGTCCTCTCTCACGACCGAAGACCGAGCATGCGCGGTCACCGGCCACAGAGCAACCGGGTTTGGAGCCCATTTGATGGCGTAACCTGTTTCTTTCCCGTCGAATAGCATTTCCACTCAGAGGGAAACCGAGACGTCCCTTGGAAGTTCCGCTCCAGCCCTCAGGGAGGTAGGCTTGATCAACACCTCTATCGTTTATCCACAGCGGCTAAGCCGTTTTGGCTGAAAAGTGAGAGACTTAGAGGAATTTCCGGAATCGGAATGCAAAAAATGCGGCCCGGGCATGGACAAGCGCGCGCAATCTGGTAGAAGCCATTCCCGGCGCCGGTATAGCTCAGCTGGTAGAGCACGTGATTTGTAATCTCGGGGTCGCGGGTTCGAATCCTGCTGCCGGCACCAGTTTTCCCAAAATTCTCTAACGTTACAAACGTCCGGAACGGCATGGTGAAAACTGTCCGCGATTGTTCCGTTATACCTGGGTGATCAGCTGCCTTGAGCCCCCTTCCCTTGCGACGGCGCAACTTGGACCCACGGTTCACGAAGTCGCTGGAACGTTTGCCTTTGCGATATCCGGCAGCTCCGCAAAAGGTCTGCGGAAAGTTCAAAGGGCAATTCGGGCGCCGTACGACCTGGACTACGGATCAGAACAGGGTGTCGTCTGCGACAGTAGACCAGCGACCGGAATTCACCCGCACGAACTTCGTTTCCCGCTTCCGGGTCTGTTCCGCTTCCGAGACATCAAATGAATC
This genomic interval from Labrenzia sp. VG12 contains the following:
- a CDS encoding YHYH protein; this translates as MIRLVRCMGLIAALIGSLPLAARAHDIKVCKCDEACYTDEVSRVSCERGKVRFQSHGLPDPEDPMMRGITATNQQFPAKHNYEFEILLEPELARQPTPTEAGPVGVAINGVPIFDPSTQGPVNRKTGRRPSAFDAGELDVCGGHAGRGDDYHYHVAPKCLIEDLGPAWVDQGKKPIGYAMDGFPILALGWFDKTNTVEQDLDPCRGMKDAAGQYFYNVKTTSSWDVLNCLAGRPQHFARDRWRHRIDRTGKEITGIPIRFAIKDSTRTSYGRDVCHVMTGTLQGEQILQSNGQARKIRAQEGSLFYCNRSCYGLFFEADKSRAFRGRAIYYDHITDGCPAGFGVARLTTFTPYEGPAQTRKGPPPTRK